One Candidatus Paceibacterota bacterium genomic window carries:
- a CDS encoding GT-D fold domain-containing glycosyltransferase has protein sequence MNKKIRKLKVWSRIAARLACNPFKLNASLEDFRFLSDRETIEYIKNSNVGIVRYGDGELNYTVGYPAVHQTQNATLKRKLTNVLAGYAGPKTYLLAVPLDLLLTKNYAERNSTPENWRAPKYAALPLLKKGAVYGSPFCFRLQDVIDDNPEEYKELVLSLFKERDVIYVGSGQDVAKHISPATSIPIPSHNTYKYYHTLLKKITNEANQFKNPLIAISGGVTATILAAELNEKGILAYDTGSLFGHLKL, from the coding sequence ATGAACAAAAAGATCCGAAAACTGAAGGTTTGGTCAAGAATTGCCGCACGGCTTGCATGCAATCCATTCAAACTCAACGCTTCTCTTGAAGATTTTCGGTTTCTCTCAGACCGCGAGACAATTGAATACATCAAAAATAGCAACGTCGGCATCGTCCGATACGGTGACGGCGAGCTTAACTATACCGTCGGTTATCCCGCCGTACATCAAACGCAAAACGCAACGCTCAAAAGAAAGTTGACTAACGTTCTTGCAGGCTACGCCGGACCAAAAACCTATCTTTTGGCAGTCCCACTTGATCTTCTCTTGACCAAGAACTACGCTGAGCGCAACAGCACACCGGAAAACTGGCGAGCCCCGAAATACGCTGCGTTACCTCTTCTCAAGAAAGGCGCTGTGTACGGGTCACCTTTCTGCTTTCGCTTACAAGATGTAATAGACGATAACCCCGAAGAATATAAAGAACTTGTTCTTTCCTTATTTAAGGAAAGAGATGTCATTTATGTAGGCAGCGGGCAGGATGTAGCCAAGCACATTTCACCAGCAACCTCAATTCCCATTCCATCCCACAACACCTACAAGTACTATCACACACTACTTAAAAAGATCACAAATGAAGCCAATCAATTTAAAAACCCCCTCATTGCAATTTCTGGTGGAGTTACTGCAACAATTCTTGCGGCAGAGCTGAATGAAAAAGGTATACTGGCGTATGACACCGGATCACTTTTCGGGCATCTTAAACTATAA
- a CDS encoding class I SAM-dependent methyltransferase, which yields MDKNVMPSHLWETYAEEVLERMPEFQKIHQNLHATPKEELPTIRRTPNGTIAGSTGLSDCIYLYLLVRELKPNIIFEIGTWIGTSSMFMAEALKKNGAGHIYTCDINIYYALGSSYDKFITFVNAPSEKAIDNLPRDTQIDFCFIDGSINRPTLHSIAQHTHSSTTLTTHDVKLPDEKGVLNLAKLIPQYPHHEAHLPKPLTFNGITVNNSTGILAPNTSSNNILTRLGHVMWSYLLAALLTIFYYTSRLWYKINNMLK from the coding sequence ATGGATAAAAACGTAATGCCGTCCCATTTATGGGAAACATATGCCGAAGAAGTACTAGAACGTATGCCTGAATTTCAAAAGATTCACCAGAATCTACACGCAACCCCCAAAGAAGAACTCCCAACTATCAGGCGAACCCCAAACGGAACCATCGCTGGATCAACCGGTTTATCAGATTGTATTTATCTTTATTTATTAGTGCGAGAACTTAAACCAAACATTATTTTTGAGATCGGTACATGGATCGGTACGAGTTCAATGTTTATGGCTGAAGCACTCAAAAAGAACGGTGCTGGTCATATATACACCTGTGACATAAATATCTATTATGCACTAGGTTCAAGTTACGATAAATTTATTACCTTCGTTAACGCACCGAGCGAAAAGGCTATCGATAATTTACCTAGAGACACACAGATAGACTTCTGTTTTATTGATGGATCGATCAATCGGCCTACGCTGCACTCGATCGCACAGCACACACATTCTTCTACAACACTAACGACACATGATGTTAAGCTGCCAGATGAAAAAGGGGTGTTGAACCTTGCCAAACTAATACCTCAGTACCCACATCACGAAGCACATCTACCAAAACCACTTACTTTTAACGGAATCACTGTTAATAACTCAACGGGCATCCTTGCACCAAACACCTCCTCAAACAATATACTGACACGCTTAGGGCACGTTATGTGGAGTTATTTACTAGCAGCTCTTCTTACTATTTTCTACTATACAAGCCGACTTTGGTATAAAATTAACAACATGCTCAAATAA
- a CDS encoding class I SAM-dependent methyltransferase — MINLATTLRSMRSIDGWLTDKEGAVLYTLAQACPSDMAIVEIGSWKGRSTLCLASGSTEGNSARVYAIDPHTGSKEHQQLFGQVWTFDEFKNNLEKHGVAQSVTPIVSTSAEAAETFAGTYNQTIGLLFIDGDHSYESAKEDLELWFPKVAVGGIVAFHDALTWEGVSRLVDETVYRSPHFKKPRIASSTVYAQKVDRNTQLDRLENRARLFLKKVFQNKRVLIGYFRRWKRSLKQKLKRV; from the coding sequence ATGATTAATCTTGCTACAACACTCCGGTCGATGCGGTCTATTGACGGCTGGCTAACCGACAAAGAAGGAGCGGTTCTCTATACACTTGCTCAAGCGTGCCCAAGTGATATGGCTATTGTCGAGATCGGCTCCTGGAAGGGACGCTCGACACTCTGTCTGGCTTCGGGGTCAACCGAGGGAAACAGCGCGCGGGTGTACGCGATCGATCCACACACCGGATCCAAGGAACACCAACAACTGTTCGGCCAGGTATGGACGTTTGATGAATTTAAAAATAATCTGGAAAAGCACGGTGTTGCTCAGAGTGTAACACCGATCGTATCGACCTCGGCCGAAGCCGCCGAGACCTTCGCCGGCACCTACAACCAAACGATCGGACTGCTTTTTATCGACGGCGATCATTCCTACGAATCTGCCAAAGAGGATCTTGAGTTGTGGTTTCCCAAAGTTGCCGTCGGCGGCATTGTTGCCTTTCACGACGCTCTTACTTGGGAAGGCGTCTCTCGCCTTGTCGACGAAACCGTATATCGGTCTCCTCACTTCAAAAAGCCGCGTATCGCCAGCTCAACCGTATACGCTCAAAAAGTAGATCGGAATACACAACTGGACCGTCTTGAAAACAGAGCGCGGCTCTTTCTCAAAAAAGTGTTCCAAAACAAACGCGTCCTGATCGGTTACTTTCGCCGATGGAAGCGATCGCTCAAACAGAAGCTCAAGCGTGTATAA
- the murB gene encoding UDP-N-acetylmuramate dehydrogenase: protein MNIEEQKPLAPLTTFGVGGPATYYARVTTVDELEEALAHARENQLPVFILGGGSNVVIDDAGLDGLVIHCALTRVGYEEKEEGQVEVVAGAGERWDELVADTVNRGLWGLENLSGIPGSVGAAPVQNIGAYGVEIQDVLEWVEAVDIETGEKKVFSPQECEFAYRWSYFKSNEGRRWVIARVAFRLAVETNPKLSYKDLQEYFTDMSVQPSLAEIREAVLTIRAKKFPDLTELGTAGSFFTNPIISRQELPRLLEKYPELPHYEVDDQDVDDKDGKQRVKVSAAWILDKACGLKGYHRGPVRLFERQPLVVVAERGATAADIHALADDVQKQVQKATGITLAREVRYLPEE, encoded by the coding sequence ATGAATATCGAAGAACAGAAACCACTTGCTCCGTTAACCACGTTCGGTGTTGGTGGACCCGCTACGTATTATGCGCGGGTGACCACGGTCGACGAGTTAGAGGAGGCGCTTGCACACGCGCGGGAGAATCAGCTCCCGGTTTTTATTCTCGGGGGAGGCTCCAACGTGGTCATTGACGATGCGGGGCTCGACGGTCTTGTGATTCATTGCGCACTCACCCGAGTGGGTTATGAGGAGAAAGAAGAAGGGCAGGTGGAGGTGGTTGCCGGGGCCGGCGAGCGTTGGGACGAGCTGGTTGCAGACACAGTGAATCGCGGGTTATGGGGGCTCGAAAATCTCTCCGGCATCCCCGGCAGTGTCGGGGCGGCACCGGTTCAGAATATCGGCGCGTACGGGGTGGAGATACAGGATGTGCTGGAGTGGGTCGAGGCGGTGGATATCGAGACCGGCGAGAAGAAGGTGTTCTCGCCCCAGGAGTGCGAGTTTGCGTATCGCTGGAGTTACTTTAAATCAAACGAAGGCCGGCGCTGGGTCATTGCCCGGGTGGCGTTTCGGCTTGCTGTTGAGACAAATCCAAAACTTTCATACAAAGACCTTCAGGAGTATTTTACGGACATGTCTGTGCAACCGTCGCTGGCTGAGATACGCGAGGCGGTATTGACGATACGGGCAAAGAAGTTTCCCGACCTCACTGAGCTCGGAACCGCCGGCAGTTTTTTTACTAACCCGATCATCTCACGCCAGGAGCTTCCCCGCCTCCTCGAGAAGTACCCGGAGCTTCCGCACTATGAGGTTGATGATCAGGATGTAGACGACAAGGATGGAAAACAGCGGGTGAAGGTGTCGGCCGCCTGGATACTCGACAAAGCGTGCGGACTCAAGGGGTATCATCGTGGTCCGGTCCGGTTGTTTGAGCGCCAGCCGTTGGTTGTGGTGGCTGAGCGAGGGGCAACAGCTGCGGATATTCATGCGTTGGCAGATGATGTGCAAAAGCAGGTCCAAAAGGCAACAGGTATTACACTTGCTCGCGAGGTGCGCTATCTGCCGGAAGAATGA
- a CDS encoding class I SAM-dependent methyltransferase, translating to MIFFKRKQSVKGYSKESDQPYFKSTVLNTQGRREGVDISTRFRGLEEIATTTICKNATLLDLGCAEGLISYEFFKKGIRLIHGFDIQDISITLANELFEKEKDNLSFEFRQADINDWGKFEHENADLLLPSYDIVLFLGVFHHLNEQDAKNTLQNIIKRTKTYLAIRTNDLLPRAMIDSEFDQIPVMNQDTNTGQLSIFKRR from the coding sequence ATGATTTTTTTTAAAAGAAAACAATCCGTAAAGGGCTACAGTAAAGAAAGTGATCAACCCTACTTCAAAAGTACTGTTTTAAATACACAAGGAAGAAGAGAAGGTGTTGATATTTCAACACGATTTCGTGGACTTGAAGAAATCGCGACTACGACAATCTGCAAAAACGCGACGCTGCTCGATCTTGGGTGCGCAGAAGGTTTAATTTCATATGAGTTTTTCAAAAAAGGTATACGTCTCATCCATGGATTCGACATCCAAGATATTTCAATAACACTTGCCAATGAGTTATTTGAAAAAGAGAAAGATAATCTTTCTTTTGAATTTCGACAGGCGGACATCAATGATTGGGGAAAATTTGAACATGAAAATGCCGATTTACTTCTTCCTTCCTATGATATAGTTCTTTTCCTTGGTGTTTTTCATCATCTTAATGAACAGGATGCTAAAAACACACTTCAAAATATTATTAAACGCACGAAAACATACTTGGCAATACGAACGAACGACCTTCTTCCAAGAGCAATGATCGACTCAGAGTTTGACCAGATCCCAGTAATGAATCAAGATACAAATACTGGACAACTATCTATTTTTAAACGTCGCTAA
- a CDS encoding sulfotransferase domain-containing protein, translating into MVIRSYLHPEKWYRTAKYIGLGSGPFSREYPEMHRNRFAEVMIVSYPKSGRSWLRMIISAYVAALHGKPLDHQEDITDLRHQISDIPHIVFVHDGSTYAQPINVPSEELNADKTAFETKKVVLLVRDPRDVLVSYYFHCTHRQKVFEGTLSDFIRDDRFGIRKLITFLNHWNNAQKIPASFTLLRYEDMSSDTYHEMVRLINILGLPLKEEALTQAIAFSAFDNMKKRERSGELYIKGRFGAGETKDEQSYKVRQGKVGGYKDALQPDDIKYLNDQINNFLSPFFGYHTKD; encoded by the coding sequence ATGGTAATAAGATCATATCTACATCCAGAAAAGTGGTATCGGACAGCAAAATACATTGGTCTTGGAAGCGGGCCATTTTCTCGAGAATACCCAGAAATGCATCGCAACAGATTTGCCGAGGTCATGATCGTATCTTACCCAAAATCGGGAAGAAGTTGGCTCAGAATGATCATCAGCGCCTACGTAGCCGCGCTCCATGGTAAACCGCTCGACCACCAAGAAGACATTACAGACCTACGTCACCAAATTTCTGATATACCACATATAGTTTTTGTTCATGATGGAAGCACGTACGCTCAGCCTATCAACGTACCTTCTGAAGAGTTAAATGCAGACAAAACCGCTTTTGAAACAAAAAAAGTTGTTTTGCTTGTCCGGGATCCTCGAGACGTACTGGTTTCTTACTATTTTCACTGCACACATCGTCAAAAAGTATTTGAAGGTACTTTGAGCGATTTCATACGAGATGATCGGTTTGGCATACGCAAGCTTATTACCTTTCTTAACCACTGGAATAACGCTCAAAAAATACCTGCATCATTTACCTTGCTTCGTTATGAAGACATGTCTAGTGACACCTATCATGAAATGGTCCGTCTAATAAACATATTAGGTCTTCCTTTGAAAGAAGAGGCTCTCACTCAAGCTATTGCATTTTCAGCATTCGACAATATGAAAAAACGTGAACGTTCTGGTGAACTTTATATTAAAGGACGATTTGGCGCAGGAGAAACAAAAGACGAACAAAGCTATAAAGTCCGTCAAGGGAAGGTGGGCGGTTACAAAGATGCTCTACAGCCTGATGATATAAAATATTTAAACGATCAAATCAATAATTTCCTATCTCCCTTTTTTGGGTATCACACAAAAGATTAA
- a CDS encoding sulfotransferase domain-containing protein, producing MFTNTPQPTFFILGAPKCGTTALSEYLRDHPDIFVSEPKEAEYYTAYSRARDKYRTREEYLAQAFAGAAGHTALGGAPTRLLRTPEAIPNILEHNPDTRFIVMLRNPIEMFESLYWQRVYEGSEQAHAPEEAWEKHKQIDTKKPRQPGDTNNGELRYGEICRTGEQLERVFKQAGEDRVLVIFYDDLKKDPKAVYQKTLSFLGVEDDGRNDFPVIHRRKATRSPLARRLIKLAGRLKKALGIRRSLRNLPFVQKLIGGAKPLSDTFKQELVEYFYTDIEKLERLTNRDLSHWKHV from the coding sequence ATGTTCACGAACACACCACAGCCCACCTTCTTTATTCTCGGCGCGCCAAAATGCGGCACCACCGCGCTTTCCGAGTACCTACGCGATCATCCGGATATATTCGTATCGGAACCAAAAGAGGCTGAGTACTACACCGCCTATTCTCGCGCCCGAGACAAATACCGCACACGCGAGGAATATCTTGCTCAGGCATTCGCCGGCGCCGCCGGGCACACGGCTCTCGGCGGAGCACCGACACGACTTCTACGGACCCCGGAAGCTATTCCAAACATTCTTGAACATAATCCCGACACCCGGTTTATCGTAATGCTCCGCAATCCGATAGAGATGTTCGAGTCTCTCTACTGGCAACGTGTCTATGAAGGATCTGAGCAAGCACATGCTCCGGAAGAAGCGTGGGAAAAACATAAGCAAATAGACACCAAAAAGCCGCGCCAACCCGGTGATACCAACAACGGTGAACTTCGCTACGGCGAGATCTGCCGGACCGGCGAGCAGCTCGAACGTGTATTTAAGCAAGCAGGAGAAGACCGAGTACTTGTTATCTTCTACGACGACCTCAAGAAAGACCCGAAAGCCGTCTACCAAAAAACCCTCTCGTTTCTCGGTGTTGAGGACGACGGCAGAAACGACTTCCCGGTTATTCACCGCAGGAAAGCAACTCGCTCACCTCTTGCTCGCCGGCTTATAAAATTGGCTGGCCGACTTAAGAAAGCACTCGGCATCCGCCGCAGCCTACGGAACCTTCCGTTCGTCCAGAAACTCATCGGCGGAGCGAAGCCTCTCTCAGACACGTTCAAACAAGAACTGGTAGAATACTTTTATACAGACATCGAGAAACTCGAGCGTCTGACCAACAGAGACCTCTCTCACTGGAAACACGTATGA
- a CDS encoding oligosaccharide flippase family protein — translation MVRAKERLKHLLRWSEQYTKTDMIYAARGGFWLTVGKIVLSATSFATMVVFANLLPAEIYGNYQFVLATVSVLTIFSLPGIKNALVRSVARGDEGSFLTAFWVRMKWSVLTSIALGCVGLWYFWNEDVLLLAAFLVAAFLFPLRMAEPTTEQFWQGRKQFNIQIATHLIVTFASAVAVMATLWVTDNLVYILLAFFGVQAVFGIGVYLFTMSRLRNHRVDKDMVSYGKSLTVMSVIGTAADHLDKILLFAFLPPAHLAVYSFAIDPVKKVKGFFSIKELALPKLSQHGVAGEARKKKVFYKTLRLFAVSVPAAFLLAVSAPYIYEFIFPQYVESVVYFQALTVLVAFTPFAIFGASLLAEMKTTSQYILQITVPSLKILFFFVLIPLWGIWGVVFAIVVAEIVRGVLVTFLYWRM, via the coding sequence ATGGTTAGAGCAAAAGAACGATTGAAGCATTTATTGCGCTGGAGCGAGCAATATACGAAAACCGATATGATCTACGCGGCTCGGGGCGGGTTTTGGTTAACCGTGGGTAAAATCGTTCTCTCCGCCACCTCGTTTGCTACGATGGTGGTGTTTGCCAATCTGCTTCCGGCTGAAATATACGGTAACTATCAGTTCGTGCTTGCTACGGTAAGCGTACTGACCATTTTTTCACTGCCGGGTATTAAGAACGCCCTGGTGCGTAGTGTGGCTCGGGGAGATGAAGGATCATTCCTCACGGCGTTCTGGGTGAGAATGAAATGGTCAGTGCTTACAAGTATTGCGTTGGGTTGTGTCGGGCTTTGGTATTTTTGGAATGAGGATGTTCTTCTTCTCGCGGCTTTTCTCGTCGCAGCCTTTTTGTTCCCACTGCGAATGGCTGAACCAACGACTGAGCAGTTTTGGCAAGGGAGAAAACAGTTCAATATACAGATAGCGACACATTTGATCGTGACCTTTGCTTCAGCGGTGGCCGTTATGGCGACACTGTGGGTAACCGATAATCTTGTCTACATCCTTCTGGCTTTCTTTGGAGTTCAGGCGGTATTCGGGATTGGTGTGTATCTATTTACGATGTCTCGGTTGCGCAACCACCGCGTTGATAAAGATATGGTCTCTTACGGCAAGTCGTTGACGGTCATGAGTGTCATAGGGACAGCTGCAGACCATTTAGATAAAATACTCCTGTTTGCGTTTCTCCCCCCGGCCCATCTCGCGGTGTATTCTTTTGCGATCGATCCGGTAAAAAAGGTGAAGGGATTTTTCTCGATCAAAGAGCTTGCTCTCCCTAAACTCAGTCAGCACGGAGTTGCCGGTGAGGCTCGAAAGAAAAAAGTGTTTTATAAGACGCTTCGATTGTTCGCGGTATCAGTGCCGGCGGCGTTTTTGCTTGCGGTAAGCGCGCCGTATATCTATGAGTTCATATTTCCTCAGTACGTTGAGTCAGTTGTATATTTTCAGGCATTGACCGTTCTTGTTGCATTCACGCCATTTGCCATCTTTGGCGCGTCACTTCTGGCGGAGATGAAAACAACCTCACAATACATACTTCAGATCACGGTGCCTTCGCTTAAGATACTTTTCTTTTTTGTCCTTATACCGCTGTGGGGCATCTGGGGGGTCGTCTTTGCTATTGTTGTAGCTGAAATAGTGCGAGGAGTGTTAGTGACGTTCTTGTACTGGCGGATGTGA
- a CDS encoding O-antigen ligase family protein codes for MKDVNDIIRYAVIGLVMLVPAVALIVANDLFFPYITGKNIMFRVLVSLALAGWLLLAAADPRYRPHRSPMLYALLLFVLVVGLADLFGISPAQSLWSNFERMEGFVTILHLLAFFVVASSVLTTERLWSWFFHISIGISVIVGLHALGGDSVRASNLLGNSIYVAIYMLFHAFLACLFLVRTWGKHIGYTISYGAIIAFLILIMMLTDTRGTMLGLLVGFGVMALIVAVLGRGYPALRKIALGVVALGLITAIGFASVLTINNAYPDVAEENSFVQAVNDVPVIGTLASINLTGVNSGTTRLYIWGIALQGLEERPVLGWGQENFGVVFDKNYDPILATREQWFDRAHNTFVDWLSAAGILGLLTYVSLYGVLLWLIWRDPSENWPFLEKVVLTGMVVAYAVHNLFVFDSITSYILFFVVMAYVARQTASDDRRVLAALPAVNMPVYSVVASLALVGVIASIYMTAYRPYVASNELLTGLRNVAMDQYESGLPHFENALAYAERGIGSQEIREQIAQTAADLINQDVDPSITQGYVELGDSELEKHAESFPHDTRPYVVWGQMLTEAGQFELAEERLLSGLETSPHKQMIMFQLMSIHVEQGQYEEAVEWSKRAFELNPDYDQARIRYAIALRYAGEMEQAEEVLEPLGESALFSDQLLGPYLARGEYEELIAVRRQRVEILNERLEASEDPSVLEQVAQERVLIAVTYYEMGDSERAIQEFESIKADYPNFASQIDSYIERIQEER; via the coding sequence ATGAAAGACGTGAATGACATTATTCGGTATGCGGTCATCGGACTGGTAATGCTGGTGCCGGCCGTGGCGCTTATTGTTGCCAACGATCTGTTCTTTCCGTACATCACCGGAAAGAACATTATGTTTCGGGTGTTGGTAAGTCTGGCACTTGCCGGCTGGCTCTTGCTCGCTGCTGCGGATCCACGGTATCGACCGCATCGCTCACCGATGCTGTATGCGCTTTTACTATTTGTGCTGGTTGTGGGGCTGGCTGATCTATTCGGTATAAGTCCCGCCCAAAGCTTGTGGTCGAACTTTGAGCGAATGGAGGGCTTCGTTACGATACTTCACCTGCTCGCGTTCTTTGTCGTAGCAAGTTCTGTTCTGACAACCGAGCGATTGTGGAGCTGGTTTTTTCACATATCTATTGGCATCTCGGTCATTGTCGGACTGCATGCTCTAGGAGGTGATTCGGTACGAGCAAGTAACCTGCTCGGAAACTCGATCTACGTGGCGATCTACATGCTCTTCCATGCTTTCCTGGCGTGCTTGTTCTTGGTGCGGACGTGGGGGAAGCATATCGGATACACGATCAGCTACGGCGCGATCATTGCGTTTTTGATATTGATCATGATGCTGACCGATACGCGAGGTACCATGCTCGGACTTCTCGTGGGCTTTGGTGTAATGGCGCTTATAGTTGCTGTTCTTGGGAGGGGATATCCGGCACTTCGTAAGATCGCTCTTGGGGTGGTTGCACTCGGTTTGATCACTGCGATCGGATTTGCTTCGGTTCTGACTATAAACAATGCGTATCCTGACGTTGCTGAGGAGAATAGTTTTGTGCAAGCAGTAAATGATGTGCCGGTGATCGGTACGCTCGCGTCGATCAATCTTACCGGGGTCAATAGCGGTACAACCCGTCTCTACATTTGGGGAATCGCTCTGCAGGGTCTGGAAGAGCGTCCGGTGCTTGGTTGGGGGCAGGAGAACTTTGGTGTGGTGTTCGATAAAAACTATGACCCGATCCTCGCTACTCGTGAGCAGTGGTTCGATCGCGCTCACAATACGTTCGTCGACTGGCTTTCGGCGGCCGGTATTCTTGGTCTGCTCACGTATGTCTCACTGTACGGGGTATTACTCTGGCTTATCTGGAGAGACCCGAGTGAGAACTGGCCGTTTCTCGAGAAGGTGGTGTTGACCGGTATGGTCGTGGCGTATGCGGTACATAATCTATTCGTGTTCGACAGTATCACGAGCTATATTCTGTTCTTTGTGGTGATGGCGTATGTCGCTCGACAGACTGCTTCGGATGATCGGCGCGTGCTTGCCGCTTTGCCGGCGGTAAATATGCCGGTGTACAGTGTTGTTGCATCACTCGCGCTGGTGGGGGTCATCGCTTCGATCTATATGACGGCATACCGGCCGTATGTAGCGAGCAATGAGCTTTTAACCGGACTTCGTAATGTGGCAATGGATCAATACGAAAGTGGACTTCCGCATTTTGAGAACGCTCTGGCGTACGCAGAAAGAGGAATTGGTTCTCAGGAGATACGCGAACAGATCGCTCAGACAGCAGCGGATCTAATAAATCAGGACGTAGACCCGTCGATCACCCAAGGGTATGTTGAGTTAGGAGATTCGGAACTTGAAAAACACGCCGAGAGTTTTCCTCACGATACGAGGCCGTATGTTGTGTGGGGGCAAATGCTGACAGAGGCCGGTCAGTTTGAGTTGGCGGAAGAGAGGCTGCTTTCGGGACTGGAAACATCGCCACACAAACAGATGATCATGTTTCAGTTAATGAGCATTCATGTTGAGCAAGGACAGTACGAGGAAGCGGTAGAGTGGAGCAAGCGGGCATTCGAGTTGAATCCGGATTATGATCAGGCGCGTATTCGCTACGCGATCGCGTTGCGATATGCCGGGGAAATGGAGCAGGCAGAAGAAGTGCTTGAGCCGCTCGGAGAATCCGCTCTTTTTAGTGATCAGCTTCTGGGGCCGTACCTGGCAAGAGGCGAGTATGAAGAGCTTATAGCGGTACGCCGACAGCGTGTTGAGATACTCAATGAACGCCTAGAAGCAAGTGAGGATCCCTCAGTTCTTGAACAGGTCGCGCAGGAGCGAGTGTTGATCGCTGTGACCTATTACGAGATGGGGGACTCAGAGCGAGCGATCCAAGAGTTTGAAAGTATAAAGGCGGACTACCCGAACTTTGCCTCGCAGATCGACTCGTACATCGAACGAATTCAGGAGGAACGGTAA